A single genomic interval of Bradyrhizobium sp. AZCC 1693 harbors:
- a CDS encoding DUF3551 domain-containing protein: MRTVFLVLATSATIFATGVTPLAASEYCLQGDDYAGAGDCGFTSYQQCQASASGRTAYCGANPYLANAAVLRIPARPRRR, translated from the coding sequence ATGCGTACCGTCTTTCTTGTCCTCGCGACGTCTGCGACCATCTTCGCAACTGGCGTAACCCCGCTCGCAGCCAGCGAGTATTGCCTGCAAGGCGACGACTACGCTGGCGCGGGCGATTGTGGATTCACCAGCTACCAGCAATGTCAGGCTAGCGCATCGGGTCGCACGGCCTACTGCGGGGCCAATCCTTATCTCGCGAACGCCGCCGTCCTGAGAATTCCTGCTAGGCCGCGTCGTCGCTGA
- a CDS encoding DUF2142 domain-containing protein has protein sequence MLQGASVHKPDAAQSALSRIGRRFGSWPAIVFALLSLSFGSAIIVVNPPLRGPDEISHFLRIYSYTRGELLPVTEINGRKGVFVEPVLYERLHFFKDAGERFARYRDAGFRYGQVMVEYHNIIIGARDDEAAQTPVFAPFAGTEGYSPVAYAPYILAVAIGRLLSLDLPELLFLMRFLGLVVFTAVTSYAIAVTPALPWAFVLIAMLPVSLYNRVVLSADGAALSYALVITALCFRAALNPSGGSVWERSLWMTLCVLAKQPQIVFVLLELMSGRLGELLGRWKSIAIVVLPGVILSPLWVIGVSADVAAWRVREGHEYPLEQFDPLWKLAYMWEHPFHFPLATWTALREWGAPLWPELIGILGWQDIVLRPWTYIVLTALLLLVPLQKLPLGGTRARVAIVTGFAVLSYSVLVYLIFFLTYTPVASPHVLGVQGRYFVIVLPMAAIFMASLINLELPCGVPALVAITGSMIVGVTSVDAVLKAHW, from the coding sequence ATGCTGCAAGGCGCCTCCGTGCACAAGCCTGATGCCGCCCAGAGCGCGCTGTCACGCATCGGGAGGCGATTTGGGAGTTGGCCGGCAATCGTCTTTGCCTTGCTCTCGCTTTCCTTCGGATCGGCCATCATCGTTGTCAATCCGCCACTACGCGGGCCGGACGAGATATCGCATTTTCTGCGCATTTATTCGTACACACGAGGCGAGCTTCTGCCCGTCACCGAGATCAATGGCCGCAAGGGAGTCTTTGTGGAGCCCGTCCTCTACGAACGGCTACATTTCTTCAAGGACGCAGGGGAACGGTTCGCCAGGTATAGAGACGCGGGATTCCGCTACGGCCAAGTCATGGTCGAGTATCATAACATCATCATCGGCGCGAGAGATGATGAGGCCGCACAAACGCCTGTGTTCGCGCCGTTCGCCGGCACAGAGGGCTATAGTCCGGTGGCCTATGCTCCTTATATACTCGCGGTAGCTATCGGACGTCTGCTCAGCCTCGATTTACCCGAACTGCTGTTCCTGATGCGCTTCCTCGGCCTGGTCGTTTTCACGGCGGTAACGTCCTACGCCATCGCAGTCACTCCGGCCCTCCCATGGGCGTTCGTGTTGATCGCGATGCTGCCGGTATCGCTCTATAACCGCGTTGTTCTTAGCGCGGACGGTGCGGCGCTCAGCTATGCGCTGGTGATCACCGCACTCTGCTTCAGAGCCGCATTGAATCCCTCTGGCGGGAGCGTCTGGGAGCGCTCGCTATGGATGACGCTATGTGTACTCGCCAAACAGCCGCAGATTGTTTTCGTACTGTTGGAGTTGATGTCCGGCCGGCTCGGGGAGCTCCTTGGCCGGTGGAAGAGCATTGCGATCGTGGTACTGCCTGGCGTTATCCTGTCGCCGCTGTGGGTGATCGGAGTCTCAGCGGATGTAGCGGCGTGGCGTGTCCGCGAGGGACACGAATATCCATTAGAGCAGTTTGATCCGTTGTGGAAACTCGCTTACATGTGGGAGCATCCATTTCATTTCCCGCTGGCGACATGGACGGCTCTGCGCGAATGGGGCGCCCCGCTGTGGCCGGAACTCATTGGCATCCTGGGCTGGCAGGACATTGTGCTTCGGCCCTGGACTTATATCGTGCTCACGGCCCTCCTCCTGCTTGTCCCGCTGCAAAAACTGCCGCTGGGTGGAACGCGTGCGCGCGTAGCGATCGTGACAGGCTTTGCCGTCCTCAGCTACTCTGTGTTGGTTTATCTGATTTTTTTCCTCACCTACACGCCTGTCGCTTCGCCCCATGTCTTGGGCGTTCAAGGACGTTACTTCGTCATCGTCCTGCCCATGGCTGCGATCTTCATGGCCTCGCTGATCAACCTCGAATTACCGTGCGGCGTGCCTGCGTTGGTGGCGATTACCGGCTCAATGATTGTAGGAGTCACATCCGTGGACGCGGTGCTGAAAGCGCACTGGTGA